Proteins encoded in a region of the Solanum dulcamara chromosome 9, daSolDulc1.2, whole genome shotgun sequence genome:
- the LOC129904501 gene encoding putative lipase ROG1 isoform X2 gives MGSSEMEKGSNFSDEDRVEERKSEMGIENSDKKEEKKSDMGIQKNENSNKKTRRKMFSIFPRCACMRLDDEVPVVETPADEGGFNVEASQKGPGPAPNHLVVMVNGIIGSVEDWKYGAEQFVKAYPQDIIVYRSQSNCSKLTFDGVDVMGTRLAEEVLSVIKRTPHLQKISFVGHSLGGLVCRYAIAKLYEQRSARIVCEQDMECSLNGSTNSCEEEVSKRNIAGLEPMNFITFATPHLGCRGHKQAPAFCGLYSLEKLAASSSWLLGRSGRHLFLKDCDEGKPLLLRMASNSEDLPFISALQSFKRRVAYANTCFDYLVGWSTSSLRRRNELPKHRNLKKVDKYPHIVNVDMATSVSSQEETPTKAKINRYKSQEMEEAMIRGLTKLSWERVDVSFKGSKQRYLAHTAIQVQSYSINSDGADVIQHMIDNFAL, from the exons ATGGGTTCGTCGGAAATGGAAAAAGGTTCAAATTTTAGTGATGAAGATAGAGTGGAAGAGAGGAAATCTGAAATGGGTATTGAGAATAGCGAtaagaaggaagagaagaaatctGATATGGGTATTCAGAAGAATGAGAATAGCAATAAGAAGACAAGGAGAAAAATGTTTTCTATTTTCCCTAGATGCGCGTGTATGAGATTGGATGATGAAGTTCCTGTTGTTGAGACACCTGCTGATGAAGGTGGTTTCAATGTGGAGGCTAGCCAAAAGGGTCCGGGTCCTGCTCCTAATCACTTAGTTGTCATGGTTAATGGTATAATTGGCAG TGTAGAAGATTGGAAGTATGGTGCCGAGCAATTTGTGAAGGCCTATCCACAAGATATCATTGTTTATC GCAGTCAATCTAATTGTTCAAAGTTGACATTCGATGGTGTTGACGTAATGGGGACAAGACTAGCTGAAGAG GTACTATCTGTTATAAAACGTACTCCACATCTACAGAAGATTTCCTTTGTTGGTCACTCCCTAGGTGGCCTGGTATGTAGATATGCAATTGCAAAGCTATATGAACAAAGATCTGCAAGAATAGTTTGCGAACAAGATATGGAATGTAGTCTTAATGGGTCCACTAATTCGTGTGAGGAAGAGGTATCAAAAAGAAACATTGCTGGGCTGGAACCCATGAACTTTATAACCTTTGCTACACCACATCTCGGTTGTAGGGGGCACAAACAG GCTCCAGCATTCTGTGGGCTATACTCTCTTGAAAAACTTGCAGCAAGTTCCTCGTGGTTACTTGGAAGAAGTGGAAGGCATCTCTTTCTGAAAGATTGTGACGAAGGGAAACCTCTCCTTCTTCGGATGGCCAGTAATTCCGAAGATCTGCCATTTAT ATCTGCTTTGCAGTCATTTAAGCGACGTGTGGCCTACGCAAATACATGTTTTGACT ATCTTGTTGGATGGAGTACATCATCTTTGCGCCGCAGAAATGAGCTTCCAAAG CATCGGAACTTGAAAAAagtggataaatacccacatattGTAAACGTAGATATGGCAACAAGTGTTAGTTCTCAAGAAGAAACTCCTACTAAGGCCAAAATAAACAGATACAAGTCTCAAGAAATGGAAG AGGCTATGATCAGAGGTTTAACAAAGTTGAGCTGGGAACGTGTTGATGTTAGCTTCAAAGGAAGTAAACAGAGATACCTTGCGCATACAGCAATTCAG GTGCAGTCCTATAGCATAAATTCTGATGGAGCAGATGTTATACAACATATGATTGACAATTTTGCCTTATAG
- the LOC129903398 gene encoding EPIDERMAL PATTERNING FACTOR-like protein 2 isoform X2, which translates to MACSQLLVFWHRNLQTIIFLLLLFISGLTHVRLTAEGRRILKTQTGSMITQRKNEEKMLKMRSLIGSRPPRCEGRCRNCGPCEAVQVPIVPNLKHQKTSRIHQLNAIPKLFLAYSREGAVWIIVHHIL; encoded by the exons ATGGCATGCTCTCAACTTTTAGTCTTTTGGCATAGAAATCTACAGACTATTATCTTCTTGTTACTTTTATTCATTTCAGGGTTGACACATGTTAGATTAACAGCTGAAG GTAGGAGAATACTCAAGACACAAACTGGAAGTATGATTACTCAG AGGAAAAATGAAGAGAAGATGTTAAAGATGAGATCTTTAATAGGTTCAAGGCCACCAAGATGTGAAGGAAGATGTAGAAATTGTGGACCATGTGAGGCAGTTCAAGTTCCAATTGTGCCAAATCTCAAGCACCAGAAAACATCAAGAATCCATCAATTGAATGCAATTCCTAAATTGTTCTTAGCATATTCAAGAG AGGGAGCAGTTTGGATTATTGTTCATCACATTCTGTGA
- the LOC129903398 gene encoding EPIDERMAL PATTERNING FACTOR-like protein 2 isoform X1 — MACSQLLVFWHRNLQTIIFLLLLFISGLTHVRLTAEGRRILKTQTGSMITQRKNEEKMLKMRSLIGSRPPRCEGRCRNCGPCEAVQVPIVPNLKHQKTSRIHQLNAIPKLFLAYSRGDDISNYKPMCWKCKCGNFFFNP; from the exons ATGGCATGCTCTCAACTTTTAGTCTTTTGGCATAGAAATCTACAGACTATTATCTTCTTGTTACTTTTATTCATTTCAGGGTTGACACATGTTAGATTAACAGCTGAAG GTAGGAGAATACTCAAGACACAAACTGGAAGTATGATTACTCAG AGGAAAAATGAAGAGAAGATGTTAAAGATGAGATCTTTAATAGGTTCAAGGCCACCAAGATGTGAAGGAAGATGTAGAAATTGTGGACCATGTGAGGCAGTTCAAGTTCCAATTGTGCCAAATCTCAAGCACCAGAAAACATCAAGAATCCATCAATTGAATGCAATTCCTAAATTGTTCTTAGCATATTCAAGAGGTGATGACATATCAAATTACAAGCCTATGTGTTGGAAATGTAAATGTGGCAACTTTTTCTTCAATCCTTga
- the LOC129904501 gene encoding uncharacterized protein LOC129904501 isoform X1, producing MGSSEMEKGSNFSDEDRVEERKSEMGIENSDKKEEKKSDMGIQKNENSNKKTRRKMFSIFPRCACMRLDDEVPVVETPADEGGFNVEASQKGPGPAPNHLVVMVNGIIGSVEDWKYGAEQFVKAYPQDIIVYRSQSNCSKLTFDGVDVMGTRLAEEVLSVIKRTPHLQKISFVGHSLGGLVCRYAIAKLYEQRSARIVCEQDMECSLNGSTNSCEEEVSKRNIAGLEPMNFITFATPHLGCRGHKQAPAFCGLYSLEKLAASSSWLLGRSGRHLFLKDCDEGKPLLLRMASNSEDLPFISALQSFKRRVAYANTCFDYLVGWSTSSLRRRNELPKHRNLKKVDKYPHIVNVDMATSVSSQEETPTKAKINRYKSQEMEEAMIRGLTKLSWERVDVSFKGSKQRYLAHTAIQACICFVLNTLIRSFCLQCSFTIDHHRFHHIPFYYDLGKFLSY from the exons ATGGGTTCGTCGGAAATGGAAAAAGGTTCAAATTTTAGTGATGAAGATAGAGTGGAAGAGAGGAAATCTGAAATGGGTATTGAGAATAGCGAtaagaaggaagagaagaaatctGATATGGGTATTCAGAAGAATGAGAATAGCAATAAGAAGACAAGGAGAAAAATGTTTTCTATTTTCCCTAGATGCGCGTGTATGAGATTGGATGATGAAGTTCCTGTTGTTGAGACACCTGCTGATGAAGGTGGTTTCAATGTGGAGGCTAGCCAAAAGGGTCCGGGTCCTGCTCCTAATCACTTAGTTGTCATGGTTAATGGTATAATTGGCAG TGTAGAAGATTGGAAGTATGGTGCCGAGCAATTTGTGAAGGCCTATCCACAAGATATCATTGTTTATC GCAGTCAATCTAATTGTTCAAAGTTGACATTCGATGGTGTTGACGTAATGGGGACAAGACTAGCTGAAGAG GTACTATCTGTTATAAAACGTACTCCACATCTACAGAAGATTTCCTTTGTTGGTCACTCCCTAGGTGGCCTGGTATGTAGATATGCAATTGCAAAGCTATATGAACAAAGATCTGCAAGAATAGTTTGCGAACAAGATATGGAATGTAGTCTTAATGGGTCCACTAATTCGTGTGAGGAAGAGGTATCAAAAAGAAACATTGCTGGGCTGGAACCCATGAACTTTATAACCTTTGCTACACCACATCTCGGTTGTAGGGGGCACAAACAG GCTCCAGCATTCTGTGGGCTATACTCTCTTGAAAAACTTGCAGCAAGTTCCTCGTGGTTACTTGGAAGAAGTGGAAGGCATCTCTTTCTGAAAGATTGTGACGAAGGGAAACCTCTCCTTCTTCGGATGGCCAGTAATTCCGAAGATCTGCCATTTAT ATCTGCTTTGCAGTCATTTAAGCGACGTGTGGCCTACGCAAATACATGTTTTGACT ATCTTGTTGGATGGAGTACATCATCTTTGCGCCGCAGAAATGAGCTTCCAAAG CATCGGAACTTGAAAAAagtggataaatacccacatattGTAAACGTAGATATGGCAACAAGTGTTAGTTCTCAAGAAGAAACTCCTACTAAGGCCAAAATAAACAGATACAAGTCTCAAGAAATGGAAG AGGCTATGATCAGAGGTTTAACAAAGTTGAGCTGGGAACGTGTTGATGTTAGCTTCAAAGGAAGTAAACAGAGATACCTTGCGCATACAGCAATTCAGGCATGTATTTGTTTTGTCTTGAACACACTTATAAGGAGCTTCTGCTTGCAATGTTCCTTCACTATAGATCATCATAGATTtcatcacataccattctattatGACCTAGGCAAATTCCTTTCTTATTAG
- the LOC129903032 gene encoding uncharacterized protein LOC129903032, which translates to MLKQSSRRNIRTKGFKLKHVFQAFALLLICLWLIYQVKQSYSKTKVENLGEKSLKEQDLQKVVKLGRKDLNPLLLDELAAEFQKNPDEDLEQEELDEGKKDENDGDDETDGVGEHEQLEDIIDEDDKDATTRDAI; encoded by the coding sequence ATGTTGAAGCAATCATCACGTAGGAATATTAGAACAAAAGGGTTCAAATTAAAGCATGTTTTTCAAGCATTTGCACTGCTTTTGATATGTTTATGGTTGATTTACCAAGTAAAACAGTCTTACAGCAAGACTAAAGTGGaaaatttgggagaaaaatCATTGAAGGAACAAGATTTGCAAAAAGTTGTCAAGTTAGGGAGAAAAGATCTGAATCCCTTGCTGTTAGATGAATTAGCTGCTGAGTTTCAAAAAAATCCAGATGAAGATCTTGAACAGGAAGAATTAGATGAAGGGAAAAAAGATGAGAATGATGGAGATGATGAGACTGATGGGGTTGGAGAGCATGAACAATTGGAAGATATAATTGATGAAGATGATAAAGATGCAACAACAAGAGATGCAATTTGA